Part of the Methylovirgula sp. 4M-Z18 genome is shown below.
CGCGACGCACCGCTGATCACGCCCTGTCAGCACGGCTATGCTCATATCAATCACGCGGGCGAACACGGCCGCGCGCAAGAACTCGGGCTGCACCGCGGATCGGAACAGATCTTACAGGAGTTGCGCGAAGGCCAGGCGCGCATGAGCGAACTCTTCAACGGCACAGCTTTGCCCTTGCTCGTGCCGCCGTGGAATCGCATCGACCCCGCGCTCGTCGCCGAATTGCCCGGCATCGGCTTTCGCGCCCTCTCCACCTTCGGCTGGGATGTATTCGCGCCGGTCGCCCACTTGCGCCAGATCAACTCCGATGTCGACATCATCGACTGGCGCAATGGCCGCATCGGCAAACCGATTCCCGATCTGATCGGCACATGCATCGACACCTTGACCCATCCCGCCAATGCCGACAAGCGCATCGGCATTCTCACCCATCATCTCGCCCATGACGATGGCGCCTGGGCTTTTCTCGAAGCGCTCTTTGCCGAGACGGCTGGGCACCCGCATGTGGAATGGGTTCCGGCTGCGCATTTCATGAACGACGCGTAAACAACTTTTCACACAGTGCCATTGTTGTTTATCACAAACGCGTGATCGCGCCGTTATCTGGGCGCCTGTTGTGCTCGTGCGATTGCAGCGTGGTGGAATCCCATCTAAGCGGGCAACAAGAGTGGAGCCGCTGGGACGGAATCGCTCTTCGCGATCAACATGAATCGGATTTGAAAGGACATATTATGGGTGCCACCTTAAGCAACTTGCGAACGCACGCTTTGAGTCTGTTGCGCATTTTTACCGGCCTCTTGTTTCTGGAGCACGGCACCGGCAAATTTTTCGGCTTTCCCGCGGTCGAAATGTTCAAGGGCTTCGATGTGACGCCGAGCCTGTCGCCGCTGTGGTTCTCCGGCGTCCTCGAAATTGTCGGCGGCCTTTTTCTCATCCTCGGCCTGTTCACCCGGCCCGTTGCCTTCATCATGTCCGGCTTCATGGCGGCCGCTTATTTCATGGTGCATGAGCCAAAAGATTTCTTCCCCGTGCGCAACGGCGGCGAACTGGCCATTCTTTTCTGCTTCGTGTGTCTGTATTTGGTGGCCTCAGGTGCCGGTGCCTGGAGCATCGATCACGCCCTCGGCAAAGAGAAATAAGTACGAGTGCCCGCTCACGCGGTGAGATGCGCCACGCCAACGCGCAAAATCACCGCGGCGAGCAGAGCCCAAAGCGGGTTGTTGCGGCTGTAGAACACGAACAACGCTGCCAGCAGCGTCAGCGCGCCATCAAGCAGCGTTTGATAGGCCGCCGAGGCCATCACGACACCATTGGCCAGGAGCAGCGCGACGGCGATCGGCGCGAGGCCCGCGCGCAAAATCGTAACCCATCGCGACGCACTCATGCCAGCGACCACGCGCCCGATGCCGAAGGCCAGAATCGACGACGGCACGTTCATCGCCAAGGTCGCCGCGATGAGGCCGGAAAGTCCCGCCATATGCCAGCCGATGATGCTGATGAACATCACATTCGGTCCCGGCGCGGCCTGGGCGATCGCATAGAGGTTGGCGAATACGCTGTTGTTCATCCAACCGAGTTGATCGACCACGAACCGATGAATTTCCGGTGTCGCGGCGTTGGCGCCGCCAAAGGCTAGCACGGACACGAGCGCGAAACGGCGCACGAGCTGCCAGATCATCGGCTCATCCATGGCGGCTCTCCCAATAGGCGGCCAAAACGCTGAGCGGCGCGACGACGAAAACGGTCGGCGCCAGCGGCAAGTGCAACAGGCCGATAGCGGCAAATGCAATGAGGCCGAAGACCAACCCGCCCATGCTGCGCTTCAACTGCTTGCCCATTTTGAGCGCCGTGCCCATGGCAAGGCCTGCCGCGGCCGCAGCCGCGCCTTGCAGGGCCAGCGCGACATCCGGCAGTGCGGCGTAACGTTCGTAGAGGATCGCCAAGCCGATCAGGATACAGATCGGCATCGCCAACAGCCCCGACACCGAGGCTGCGGCGCCCGGAATGCCGCAGAACCGATCGCCGATCATCACCGCCGCATTGACCGTGTTGGCGCCGGGCAGGATCTGCCCGAGACCGAGCACTTCCGCGTAATCTTTGTTGTCGAGCCATTTGCGCTCTTCCACGATCACGTGGCGGGCGCTCGCCGCGACGCCGCCAAATCCGAGCAGACCGATCTTCAAAAAACCGAGAAACAATTCGAGCGGGCGCGGCGGCGAAGCGGGCAATTTCATGGGTGGACTCTGTGGGTGCGAAGCCTGTTTCTCATAGGCGCGTTTCCCCTGCGGCGGAACATCAAACTGCCATATTTAACGACATTTCTGTTCCGCAATGGACGATGATGACAGGCCATGACGATGGGTCTAACCTGCTCCATTCGTCCTGTTGCGAAAACTGGACGGAAGACCATGAAATTCCATTTTGCTGCCGCACTTGCCGGCGTTGCATTGCTCACGAGCGCTTCGGCCGCATGGGCTTACGAGGCCAGCACGGCAGTCGAAACGAAACTTCGTTCGACGCCCGGCGGGCGCGCCGTGCGCACGATTCCCGAGGCCGACGACATCAACGTTCTGGGCTGCCGCAAGGGCTGGTGCCATGTGACCTATGACGGGCACGCAGGCTATATTCCGGTCGCCGCCGTCACGGGACGCGAGGGTGGCGAGGGCGACGTCATGTATGATGCCCCGCCACCGCCGCCGGACTATTATGGGCCGTATGGCCCCTATTATACCGGCCCCTACAACGGCGGCGGCGTGTATATTGGCGGATTCGGATATCACCGCTGGTGAAGTAATATTTTGCGCGCCGCGACCATGCGTCTTGGCGCCCTTTTTCCCCGCGGTCTAAGGCGTTCACCCGCGAAATCTACCCTTGAAGGATGAAACATTCAGCTGGCGTTCAGCAAGACGGGTGTAATAAATATTTTCAAGATCGGATTACCTGAGGAACAGGACAACAAGCGGGAGAATTTCAATGGTTTCGTCGTTTAGAAAGATTGCCCTCGGCGTTGCCACCGCAGCCGTCATCGCGGGGAGCTTTGCTGCAACCTCCACGCCTGCGGAAGCGCGGTGGTGGCGTTATGGCGGTGGCTGGCATCATGGCTGGCATCATGGTTGGGGCTGGCGCGGCGGCTATGGCTGGCGCGGCGGCTATTGGGGCGGCCCGCGCGTGGTCTATGGTGGCGGCCCGTATCGCTGCTGGATCCGCTATACCTACTGGGGCCCGCGCCGGGTTTGCGGCTGGTAAGAACGTCCATCCGAACAGAATGATTTTGTAAGGCCCGCTTTGGTTTTCGAGGCGGGCTTTTTTACGCGATCAAACAGGAATGCGCACGACGGCGCGCAGGCCGCCGAGCGGGCTCTCGCCCAGCGTGATGTCGCCGCCATGGGAGCGGGCAATATCGCGGGCGATGGCCAGGCCCAGGCCGGAGCCGCCTTCATCCTGATTGCGCGCCTCGTCGAGGCGGTAGAACGGCCGGAACACATCCTCGCGCTGATGCGCCGGAATGCCGGGCCCGTCGTCGTCGATATTGACGGTGAAAAAGCGGTCGTCGCGCGCCGCATCGATCGCGATCGCATCGCCGTACCGCTGGGCGTTGGAGATCAGGTTCAGCAGCAAGCGCCGGAACGCGTCGGGGCGCAGAATCACGAGCGGATTGCCGCGCATGCTCGCGGTGACGCGATGGCCCAAACGGGCCGCGTCGTCGCGCAAATTGTCGAGGAATTTCCTCATGTCGGTCGCCACCGCCGCTTCGCCCGTATCGCCGCGCGCGAAGGCGAGATAGGCTTCGAGCATGCCGCTCATTTCGTCGATATCGTTTTCCAATGCATCGACGTCGGGGCCGCTTTCCATCAGGGCAAGCGAGAGGCGGAAGCGGGTGAGAATGGTGCGCAGATCGTGGCTGACGCCGTTCAGCATCATCGTCCGCTGCTCGATGTTGCGCTCGATGCGGCGGCGCATGGCGAGGAAGGCGTAACCGGCCTGTCGCACCTCGCGCGCACCGGACGGCCGATAGTCGACATCGCGCCCCTTGCCGAAGTTTTCCGCCGCCTCCGCCAGGCGCGAAATCGGCCGGATCTGATTGCGCAAGAAGGCCAGCGCCACCAGGATGAGCACGAGCGACGTGCCGACCATGTACAGAATGAACACATGCGAGTTCGACGCATAGGCATCGCTGCGCCGCGTGAAGACCCGCAGCACGCCGTCATCCAGCTTGATGCGGACCTCGACGAGACTCGACTGCCCGACCGTGTCGATCCAGAACGGCAGGCGGATCTGCCGGCGGATCTGGTTCGACAGGACATGGTCGAGCAGCGAGAAGAACGGTTTGGGCAGAACGGGCGGCAACGGCTCTTGCCCAAGCATTTCCACATCGACGAATTTCAACTGGTCGACGGCGATGCGCTCAAAGACCTTCTCGTCCTCGGGCTTCGGATAGGCTTTGTGCAATTCGATCAGCGCCGCAATATCGCGCGTCACCGCATCCGAAAGCCGGTAGGTGACGATCTGCCAATAGCGTTCCATGTAAAAATAGGTGACCGCCGCCTGCAAACCGACGATCGGCACGATCACGATCAGCAACGAGCGTGCAAAAAGCCCTTTCGGCATGCGCTCGGCGACCCACCGCGCGAAAATTCGCCAAGCGAGTCGCGGACGTTCCACAAAGGAGATCAGCGGCAGCGTCATTTATCCGTCAACAAGCGATAGCCGAGGCCGCGCACGGTTTGCAGGTGACGCGGGTTGGCGGGATCAAGTTCGATCTTGCGGCGCAGGCGGTTGACCTGCACGTCGACGGTGCGCTCGTTCGCAGCAAAGCCGACGCCGCCCAAGGCCTCGCGCGAGACGGTTTCGCCCGGCTTTTCGGCGAGCATTTTCAGCATTTCGCGCTCCCGGTCGGTCAACCGGATGATATCGCCGTCGATCGTCAGTTCGCCGCGCATGAGATCATAGGTGTAGGCGCCGAAGCGCACGATCTCGATCGGCGCGAGCGGCGACGGCGGCCGGGCGCGGCGCAGGATCGAGGCGATGCGCAGCACCAATTCGCGCGGGTCGAAGGGCTTGGTGAGATAATCGTCGACGCCGCGCTCGAGGCCGCTCACCCGGTCGCTCGGCTCGGCGCGCGCGGTCAGCATCAGCACCGGCACATCGGGCGCGCTCAAGCCCGTCGCGCCGGCGCGCAAGGCGGCGACGAAGTCGAGGCCGTTCTCGCCCGGCATCATGACGTCGAGCACGATCAGGTCGAAGGCCAGATTCTTGAGCGCGGTACGCGCCTCTGCCGTATCGGCCGCGGTGGTGACGCGATAGCCATTCTTCATCATCACGCGCGACAGCAATTCGCGGATGCGCGTGTCGTCATCGACAATCAGCAAATGGGCGGCATCGTCGGCCAGCGGCGGAAGGGCGGATGCGTCGGCGCTCATATATCCCTCAATGCGTTTCAAGGCGAATGCAACGGGCGTGGCAACGGCAAAACTACACCGCACAGCGCGTGCTTCGCTACTCTTCCTGCGTTCCCGCCCCCCAAACCAATCCCGCGACCTTGGTGCGCTCGTGCGGGTCGATCATCCCCAACAGGAAATTGATGACGGCGCCGCGGGCCTGCGGCCCCATTTCCTCCATCGCGCGGGCAAAACGGGTGGACTGCAATTGCGCCAAATCGAGGGCGAGCTTCTGCCCTTGGGGCGTCAGAAAGAGGAGGCGCTGGCGCCGGTCGGTCGCCCCGGCGCGCTGCTCGACATAGGCATGGTCGAGCAGTTCCTTGAGCACCCGGTTGAGGCTCTGCTTGGTGATTTTCAAAATGTCGAGCAGTTCGGCGATGGTCAGACCCGGCTGCCGGTTGACGAAATGCAGCACGCGGTGATGGGCGCGCCCGAACTTATAGGCCTCGAGCAGCCGGTCGGCGTCGCCGACAAAATCGCGATAGGCAAAAAAGAACAATTCGATCAGATCGTAGATCGGCGCCGTCTGGACCGGCAGGGGAGCCGGCCCTCCCCGCGACGAATTCTTTTGCCGTACTCCGTCCATCGATCGCTCCATGCCGCGCGCCGCCCGGTGCCCAGGAATCGCGCATGGCTCCTATACGTCAGCCATATTGACATATTTCATGCCAATTGTTACTCGTCAAGCACGCTGGACGAAACAAAGGAACCTGAAACTCGCCGGCGTCTTCACAGATCTTCCAAGGAGCCCCCTATGTCCATTCTGCCTTTTGATAAACGTGACGGCGTGATCTGGCTGGATGGCAAGCTCGTACCCTGGCAGGAGGCCAAGCTGCATGTGCTCAGCCACGGCCTGCATTATGGCTCTTCGGTGTTCGAGGGCGAGCGCGCCTATGGCGGCGTGATCTTCAAGTCGCGCGAACATTCCGAGCGCTTCCACCGTTCGGCCGAATTGCTCGATTTCAAAATTCCCTACACGATCGAGGAACTCGATGCCGCGAAAGCCTTGGTCGTGAAGACCAACGGCTTCGAGAGCTGCTATGTTCGCCCCGTCGCCTGGCGCGGCAGCGAGATGATGGCGGTCGCCGCGCAGAATGCGACCATTCACGTGGCGATCTGCACCTGGGATTGGCCGTCGATGTTCGACATCGCGCAAAAGATGAAGGGCATCCGCCTCGACATCGCCGACTACCGCCGCCCCGATCCGAAGACCGCGCCGTGCCATTCGAAGGCCGCCGGCCTCTATATGATCTGCACGATCTCCAAACACATCGCCGAGCGCAAAGGCTATGCCGATGCGATGATGCTCGACTGGCAGGGCCGCGTCGCCGAATGCACCGGCGCCAACATCTTCTTCACGAAGGACGGCGTCGTGCACACGCCGATCGCCGATTGCTTCCTGAACGGCATTACCCGTCAGACGGTGATCGATCTCGCCAAGCGCCGCGGCATCGATGTTATCGAGCGCCGCATCATGCCGGAGGAACTGGCGAGCTTTAACGAATGCTTCATCTGCGGCACAGGCGCGGAAGTGACGCCCGTCTCCGAGATCGGCCCGTATACATTCACGCCGGGCAATATCTCGCGCACACTGATCGAGGATTACACCGCCGAAGTGACGCCCAAGGCGGCGCAAGCTGCGTGATGTGTGCCACCGCACAGCCGACAAGGGGCGAAGCTGGCATCTTCTTGAACGTCAGCCCCCTCTGACACTCCCCGCACTCAAACGGCGCCTTCGGGCGCCGTTTTTTTGAGCGCTGGCTATACCCTTCAGAATCATTCATTCTGCCGACATGACCGATGCACCGAAATCCAATGTCGCGGAATATTCCGTCTCCGAACTCTCCGGCGCGCTGAAGCGCACGATCGAGAACGAATTCGGCTTCGTGCGGGTGCGCGGTGAAATTTCCGGCTATCGCGGCCCGCATTCGTCCGGGCACGTCTATTTCTCGATCAAGGACGCGAGTGCGAAGATCGACGCGGTGATCTGGAAAGGCGTGTTCGGCCGGATGCGCGTGCGGCCGGAGGACGGGATGGAGGTCATCGCGTCCGGCAAGATCACGACCTTTCCCGGCAAATCCTCCTACCAGAT
Proteins encoded:
- a CDS encoding polysaccharide deacetylase family protein; the protein is MTETFLWRDLIRAIDQHASATNRVRFWLRDDDAVEPTPALDRLRTLCEAHDVPLLLAVIPKPAQQSLGDYVRDAPLITPCQHGYAHINHAGEHGRAQELGLHRGSEQILQELREGQARMSELFNGTALPLLVPPWNRIDPALVAELPGIGFRALSTFGWDVFAPVAHLRQINSDVDIIDWRNGRIGKPIPDLIGTCIDTLTHPANADKRIGILTHHLAHDDGAWAFLEALFAETAGHPHVEWVPAAHFMNDA
- a CDS encoding DoxX family protein, with amino-acid sequence MGATLSNLRTHALSLLRIFTGLLFLEHGTGKFFGFPAVEMFKGFDVTPSLSPLWFSGVLEIVGGLFLILGLFTRPVAFIMSGFMAAAYFMVHEPKDFFPVRNGGELAILFCFVCLYLVASGAGAWSIDHALGKEK
- a CDS encoding chromate transporter; its protein translation is MDEPMIWQLVRRFALVSVLAFGGANAATPEIHRFVVDQLGWMNNSVFANLYAIAQAAPGPNVMFISIIGWHMAGLSGLIAATLAMNVPSSILAFGIGRVVAGMSASRWVTILRAGLAPIAVALLLANGVVMASAAYQTLLDGALTLLAALFVFYSRNNPLWALLAAVILRVGVAHLTA
- a CDS encoding chromate transporter translates to MKLPASPPRPLELFLGFLKIGLLGFGGVAASARHVIVEERKWLDNKDYAEVLGLGQILPGANTVNAAVMIGDRFCGIPGAAASVSGLLAMPICILIGLAILYERYAALPDVALALQGAAAAAAGLAMGTALKMGKQLKRSMGGLVFGLIAFAAIGLLHLPLAPTVFVVAPLSVLAAYWESRHG
- a CDS encoding SH3 domain-containing protein gives rise to the protein MKFHFAAALAGVALLTSASAAWAYEASTAVETKLRSTPGGRAVRTIPEADDINVLGCRKGWCHVTYDGHAGYIPVAAVTGREGGEGDVMYDAPPPPPDYYGPYGPYYTGPYNGGGVYIGGFGYHRW
- a CDS encoding sulfur globule protein precursor is translated as MVSSFRKIALGVATAAVIAGSFAATSTPAEARWWRYGGGWHHGWHHGWGWRGGYGWRGGYWGGPRVVYGGGPYRCWIRYTYWGPRRVCGW
- a CDS encoding ATP-binding protein, producing the protein MTLPLISFVERPRLAWRIFARWVAERMPKGLFARSLLIVIVPIVGLQAAVTYFYMERYWQIVTYRLSDAVTRDIAALIELHKAYPKPEDEKVFERIAVDQLKFVDVEMLGQEPLPPVLPKPFFSLLDHVLSNQIRRQIRLPFWIDTVGQSSLVEVRIKLDDGVLRVFTRRSDAYASNSHVFILYMVGTSLVLILVALAFLRNQIRPISRLAEAAENFGKGRDVDYRPSGAREVRQAGYAFLAMRRRIERNIEQRTMMLNGVSHDLRTILTRFRLSLALMESGPDVDALENDIDEMSGMLEAYLAFARGDTGEAAVATDMRKFLDNLRDDAARLGHRVTASMRGNPLVILRPDAFRRLLLNLISNAQRYGDAIAIDAARDDRFFTVNIDDDGPGIPAHQREDVFRPFYRLDEARNQDEGGSGLGLAIARDIARSHGGDITLGESPLGGLRAVVRIPV
- a CDS encoding response regulator, with the protein product MSADASALPPLADDAAHLLIVDDDTRIRELLSRVMMKNGYRVTTAADTAEARTALKNLAFDLIVLDVMMPGENGLDFVAALRAGATGLSAPDVPVLMLTARAEPSDRVSGLERGVDDYLTKPFDPRELVLRIASILRRARPPSPLAPIEIVRFGAYTYDLMRGELTIDGDIIRLTDREREMLKMLAEKPGETVSREALGGVGFAANERTVDVQVNRLRRKIELDPANPRHLQTVRGLGYRLLTDK
- a CDS encoding MarR family winged helix-turn-helix transcriptional regulator, coding for MDGVRQKNSSRGGPAPLPVQTAPIYDLIELFFFAYRDFVGDADRLLEAYKFGRAHHRVLHFVNRQPGLTIAELLDILKITKQSLNRVLKELLDHAYVEQRAGATDRRQRLLFLTPQGQKLALDLAQLQSTRFARAMEEMGPQARGAVINFLLGMIDPHERTKVAGLVWGAGTQEE
- a CDS encoding branched-chain amino acid aminotransferase, which encodes MSILPFDKRDGVIWLDGKLVPWQEAKLHVLSHGLHYGSSVFEGERAYGGVIFKSREHSERFHRSAELLDFKIPYTIEELDAAKALVVKTNGFESCYVRPVAWRGSEMMAVAAQNATIHVAICTWDWPSMFDIAQKMKGIRLDIADYRRPDPKTAPCHSKAAGLYMICTISKHIAERKGYADAMMLDWQGRVAECTGANIFFTKDGVVHTPIADCFLNGITRQTVIDLAKRRGIDVIERRIMPEELASFNECFICGTGAEVTPVSEIGPYTFTPGNISRTLIEDYTAEVTPKAAQAA